The following proteins are co-located in the Myxocyprinus asiaticus isolate MX2 ecotype Aquarium Trade chromosome 18, UBuf_Myxa_2, whole genome shotgun sequence genome:
- the cetp gene encoding cholesteryl ester transfer protein, producing MGRSVALLLVLSLVRISCSCLDPSSAYKFTGAVCRLTYPAAVVLNEKTTKVIQAAFQHARYPSIKGEKSMGFIGTVEYGFNNLEIHNLSIGKSEFELKENEGIGIYISNVSAVFKGTIKYRYGSWLISVGQTVDFEIDSQIDLVINSKLYCGKGKVAADTSNCYLTFHKLKLLLQGDRAPGWLKRMFTDIVTFTVKLVVKSQICKEINNVANILADFIQEQAEQFISDGNIRVDISLTSSPIIKSNYIESYHKGLVNYNNEASVINSSVFNPSQLSENRMLYFWLSDGVLGPLMSAAYLDGRFIRNIPGTELTDLFQTELSSPRPELLSKWLSSEGPVLKARSVSVPHLWTTTQGTSVRAVAGVELLLANQEKPTLYFETDVTVVVRVSYVEKKLILKATGELIHITKVSTSEGASEIEESLKAYLQEAVEKMGIPKVISYLEPELTALMDEQGLYLFDIINPEVVPQDGYVIVQLDFGFPHHLLVEFLRKTLD from the exons ATGGGGAGGAGTGTAGCATTGCTCCTGGTCCTTAGTCTGGTCAGAATAAGTTGTTCTTGTCTGGATCCTTCCTCTGCCTACAAGTTTACAGGAGCAGTGTGCAGGCTTACCTATCCTGCTGCTGTAGTAT TGAATGAGAAGACTACAAAAGTTATACAGGCCGCTTTTCAACATGCCAGATATCCCAGTATAAAGGGAGAAAAATCAATGGGCTTCATAGGGACGGTGGAATATGGATTCAATAA TTTAGAGATCCACAACCTTTCGATTGGAAAGAGTGAGTTTGAGCTGAAGGAGAATGAAGGAATAGGGATCTACATTTCAAATGTGTCTGCTGTATTCAAGGGGACCATCAAGTACAGATATGGCAGCTGGCT AATCAGCGTTGGACAGACAGTTGATTTTGAAATAGATTCACAAATTGACCTCGTCATCAATTCAAAACTAT ACTGTGGAAAGGGCAAAGTGGCTGCAGACACTTCAAACTGTTACCTCACCTTTCACAAACTGAAGCTGCTTCTGCAGGGAGACAGAGC GCCTGGGTGGCTGAAACGAATGTTCACAGATATTGTGACTTTCACAGTGAAGCTAGTAGTCAAGTCACAG ATCTGTAAGGAAATAAACAATGTGGCCAACATACTTGCAGACTTCATACAAGAGCAAGCAG AACAATTTATAAGTGATGGGAACATCAGGGTGGACATCTCTTTGACCTCTTCCCCTATCATCAAATCTAATTATATAGAGTCATACCATAAG GGTCTGGTTAATTACAATAATGAGGCATCAGTCATCAATTCCTCTGTGTTTAACCCCTCCCAACTGTCCGAGAACCGCATGCTTTATTTCTGGCTCTCTGATGGGGTTCTCGGGCCACTTATGAGTGCTGCATACCTTGATGGACGATTTATTCGCAACATTCCTGGAACAGAACTCACG GATCTGTTTCAGACAGAGCTATCCTCACCTAGGCCTGAATTGTTGAGCAAG TGGCTGTCCTCTGAGGGTCCAGTGTTAAAGGCAAGGAGTGTGTCAGTTCCGCACCTCTGGACCACCACACAGGGCACATCTGTCAGAGCTGTGGCTGGGGTGGAACTCTTGCTGGCCAATCAAGAGAAACCAACACTCTATTTTGAGACA GATGTAACAGTTGTTGTTAGAGTCTCATATGTGGAGAAGAAACTCATTCTGAAGGCCACTGGAGAGCT CATTCATATAACAAAAGTCTCAACATCAGAAGGAGCCAGTGAG ATAGAGGAGAGCTTGAAAGCTTATCTACAGGAGGCTGTGGAAAAGATGGGCATACCCAAAGTCATATCAT ATCTGGAGCCAGAGTTAACTGCTTTGATGGATGAACAGGGGCTTTATCTCTTTGACATCATCAATCCTGAAGTTGTACCTCAAGAC GGGTATGTCATAGTGCAGCTGGATTTTGGCTTTCCTCACCATTTACTTGTGGAATTCCTCAGAAAAACACTGGATTGA